From one Suicoccus acidiformans genomic stretch:
- a CDS encoding ABC transporter permease subunit, translated as MLNFIQFDLKKMVRTRALWVLIGLMVVFTSLSAISDSNALKNSNYEEYKQETLQRIEKQKESEENNSGIVVSSGPEEVVDEATYDALMEQTKESLSFEPSTLYMMQNMVMIAWIFFAFFVGNDWSSGYIKNLLTLDGARRNWVTSKIVSGLAYGVLTLAISLAYGAFTHMISGQDAWTVDVGNLASHFLLNEIYIVIAALVVSLAQLLTQSKTATVIVAFFLSSNMMNSIAQLISSWVKVDLTPYLYSVAYRNLGIDIDMAKIWSVVLLGLAYIVVTYALAQVRSRRMDVSV; from the coding sequence ATGCTTAATTTTATACAATTTGACCTTAAAAAGATGGTAAGAACTCGAGCTCTATGGGTGCTCATTGGTTTGATGGTAGTTTTTACTAGTTTGAGTGCAATCAGCGATAGTAATGCATTGAAGAACAGCAATTATGAGGAATATAAACAAGAGACCCTACAACGAATTGAAAAACAAAAAGAAAGTGAAGAAAATAATTCTGGTATCGTTGTAAGCTCTGGTCCAGAAGAAGTGGTTGATGAAGCAACCTATGATGCATTAATGGAGCAGACGAAAGAAAGCTTATCTTTTGAACCATCAACGCTATATATGATGCAGAACATGGTGATGATTGCTTGGATATTCTTTGCTTTCTTTGTGGGGAATGATTGGAGTTCAGGTTATATTAAAAATCTATTAACCCTTGATGGGGCAAGAAGGAATTGGGTGACGTCTAAGATTGTTTCGGGCCTGGCTTATGGAGTGCTTACACTTGCAATTAGTCTAGCTTACGGTGCGTTTACTCATATGATTTCAGGTCAAGATGCTTGGACAGTTGATGTAGGAAATTTAGCTAGTCATTTCTTGTTGAATGAGATTTATATCGTGATTGCAGCTTTAGTAGTTAGTCTGGCTCAACTCTTGACACAAAGCAAGACTGCTACGGTGATTGTCGCCTTCTTCTTATCAAGCAACATGATGAACAGTATCGCACAGTTAATTTCTTCTTGGGTGAAAGTAGACTTAACGCCGTATCTTTACTCTGTAGCATATAGAAATCTAGGCATAGACATTGATATGGCTAAAATCTGGTCGGTTGTTCTATTAGGACTTGCTTACATTGTTGTGACCTATGCCTTAGCTCAAGTGAGGTCAAGACGCATGGACGTGAGTGTTTAA
- a CDS encoding ABC transporter ATP-binding protein, which yields MTTTIKSNKLTKKYGRQVALDQVSIQVEQGDIYGLIGRNGAGKTTLLKILSQQIHPDSGTFEVFGEEVQVEKDNGIRIGSIIESPGLYPDLTAYQNMMLKCEAMGIRRKNYIEDILDLVGLADVVKKKRTKQFSLGMKQRLGLALALIGDPDILLLDEPTNGMDPQGISDFRNLILKLNQERKITIIISSHILSELDKIVNKLGIIHEGRLLTEVTRDELLNENRDKLVLTSNQLSRVTNFIEEELKITDFLVVNPTELEIYESIDQPEYISHNLIENGILFDTFYYHENSLEEYYINLTGGGQHA from the coding sequence ATGACAACAACGATAAAAAGTAATAAGTTAACAAAAAAATATGGTCGTCAAGTCGCATTAGATCAAGTATCAATTCAAGTCGAACAAGGTGATATTTATGGTTTGATTGGTCGAAATGGTGCAGGAAAAACAACCTTACTAAAAATATTATCCCAGCAAATCCACCCTGACTCAGGAACGTTTGAAGTTTTTGGAGAAGAAGTTCAAGTTGAAAAAGATAATGGTATTCGCATTGGTAGCATCATCGAGTCGCCGGGACTTTATCCTGACTTAACCGCCTACCAAAACATGATGCTCAAGTGTGAAGCGATGGGAATTCGTCGCAAGAATTATATCGAAGACATTTTAGACTTAGTTGGCTTAGCAGATGTAGTTAAGAAAAAGAGAACCAAGCAATTCTCTCTTGGAATGAAGCAACGACTCGGCTTAGCTCTAGCATTGATTGGAGATCCGGACATCTTGCTTTTAGATGAGCCAACCAATGGAATGGACCCACAGGGTATATCTGACTTTAGGAATTTAATCTTGAAATTAAACCAAGAAAGGAAAATCACCATCATTATTTCTAGTCACATCTTAAGTGAGTTGGATAAGATTGTGAACAAACTAGGAATTATCCATGAGGGACGTTTGCTGACTGAAGTGACTCGCGACGAGTTGCTGAATGAAAACAGAGACAAGTTAGTATTAACGTCCAATCAGTTATCTCGAGTGACTAACTTTATTGAAGAAGAATTAAAGATTACAGATTTTCTGGTTGTCAATCCAACAGAGCTTGAAATATATGAAAGCATTGATCAACCGGAATATATTTCACACAACTTAATTGAAAATGGAATTCTATTCGATACCTTCTATTACCATGAAAACTCTTTAGAAGAATACTACATCAACTTAACAGGAGGCGGACAACATGCTTAA
- a CDS encoding response regulator transcription factor produces the protein MAEILIVEDNPDIHSMLTESLTKQSYQVSSAYSGTEAKMMLEMNKYDLILLDLMLPGMSGEELLQHFRQKTLTPVIVMSAKGSIESKVDVLEMGANDYVVKPFDLRELTARIQVQLNQQHGETREESQTLDIQGLVFDLDNKSLSYQDEEINLTRKEAKIIELFLKHPKKIFTKEEIYQQAWDDYYMGDDKTINVHVSNIRKKLLDQTGEEWIETVWGVGFRLDPKKIED, from the coding sequence ATGGCAGAGATCTTAATTGTTGAGGATAATCCTGACATCCATTCGATGTTGACTGAAAGTTTAACGAAGCAGAGCTACCAAGTATCTTCAGCCTATTCTGGAACAGAGGCTAAGATGATGTTAGAGATGAATAAGTATGACTTGATCCTCTTGGACTTGATGTTGCCAGGGATGTCTGGGGAAGAGTTATTACAACATTTTAGACAAAAGACCCTGACTCCAGTCATTGTCATGTCTGCAAAAGGTTCCATCGAATCCAAGGTGGATGTGTTGGAGATGGGTGCGAATGATTATGTAGTGAAGCCTTTTGATTTACGTGAATTAACCGCACGAATTCAAGTCCAACTTAATCAACAGCATGGAGAAACTAGAGAAGAAAGCCAGACTTTAGATATTCAAGGCTTGGTTTTTGATTTGGATAATAAAAGTTTGAGTTACCAGGACGAAGAAATTAACCTTACTCGAAAAGAAGCGAAGATCATTGAACTCTTCCTTAAACATCCGAAGAAGATTTTTACTAAAGAAGAGATTTACCAACAAGCTTGGGATGATTATTATATGGGAGACGATAAGACCATCAATGTTCATGTTTCAAATATTAGAAAAAAACTGTTAGACCAGACAGGTGAAGAATGGATTGAAACCGTTTGGGGAGTAGGTTTTCGCCTGGATCCGAAGAAAATTGAAGATTAA
- a CDS encoding Abi family protein, with the protein MTDPFKFSNNPSKSMKPFLNLNRLIHRLECSDGLKLTFTDKEKEEALTILKTTNYYTLSIYKKQLPYDNTKNIFTFSNLIQLVEFDTFLRQAISPFTQRIEEIMKTTVVTSTCVNYNGRFSKGECYLDQKIYATPENYEEIIVSLEQTVEENKTSLTIKHHIEKKNGHIPLWVLAEEMTFGQLSFFFSSLNDDIRKNWAYYGFLSRNQQLKKVKGEEINARLASWFSAAWFLRNLCAHNQRLYGKLLITGNPQIYSSDMRKMKRYGKKKNDNRDLFAYLISIKNILIFDTLSTQTRWNTFLNKLENEIEQNSNVVKLFKIGFVPDWKNLLEIDLDKGLNQLL; encoded by the coding sequence ATGACAGACCCATTTAAATTTTCAAATAATCCTTCAAAATCAATGAAGCCATTTTTAAATTTAAATAGGCTTATTCATAGATTAGAGTGTTCCGATGGATTAAAACTCACCTTCACGGATAAAGAAAAAGAAGAAGCATTAACCATCTTAAAAACAACTAATTATTACACCTTATCTATATATAAAAAGCAATTACCATATGATAACACTAAAAACATATTCACCTTTTCAAATTTGATTCAACTTGTAGAATTTGATACATTTTTAAGGCAAGCCATTAGCCCCTTTACACAGAGAATCGAAGAAATCATGAAAACAACAGTTGTTACCAGCACTTGTGTTAACTATAACGGGAGGTTCTCAAAAGGGGAATGCTATCTCGACCAAAAAATATATGCTACCCCTGAAAACTATGAAGAAATTATCGTAAGTCTTGAGCAGACTGTTGAAGAGAATAAAACTTCACTCACCATTAAACATCACATAGAAAAGAAAAATGGGCACATTCCTTTGTGGGTGCTGGCGGAAGAAATGACATTTGGACAATTATCATTTTTCTTTTCATCACTTAACGATGATATTCGTAAAAATTGGGCTTATTATGGTTTTTTATCTAGAAATCAACAACTCAAAAAAGTCAAAGGCGAAGAAATTAATGCCAGATTAGCGTCTTGGTTTTCTGCTGCCTGGTTTTTGAGAAATTTATGCGCCCATAATCAAAGACTATATGGAAAACTATTAATAACAGGAAATCCACAAATTTATTCCTCAGATATGCGCAAGATGAAACGATATGGCAAAAAGAAAAACGACAATAGAGATCTTTTCGCTTACTTGATTAGTATCAAAAACATCCTTATTTTTGATACTTTATCAACCCAAACACGTTGGAATACCTTCTTAAATAAACTGGAGAATGAGATTGAACAAAATTCTAACGTAGTTAAATTATTCAAAATTGGCTTTGTACCAGATTGGAAAAACTTGCTAGAAATTGATTTAGATAAAGGGCTTAATCAACTATTGTAA
- the istB gene encoding IS21-like element helper ATPase IstB, which produces MLTIAEAANELKLPYLKENYQHLLLEYTSRGLDLEEALTEILTEEVEQRRNRSYQRRIRQAKFSQKKYLMDFDEKVFKEGVRQQLRELKTLNFIQEKQNVILIGNPGTGKTHFSIGLGMEACLQNYHVQFVNAPNLVIELREAVTQSQFYRFKQRLNKVDLLIVDELGYLSFDEAGAELLFNLLSNRMGKGSTMITTNLTFDRWQECFKDPTLTGALVDRLAFKAHVVDMRGESYRMKQTSAWKEAQASQKEV; this is translated from the coding sequence ATGTTAACAATCGCAGAAGCCGCTAATGAACTAAAACTTCCCTATCTGAAGGAAAATTACCAACACCTGCTCCTGGAATATACGAGTCGCGGACTGGATTTGGAAGAAGCCCTCACAGAGATATTGACAGAGGAGGTGGAACAACGTCGAAATCGAAGCTATCAAAGAAGGATTCGACAGGCCAAGTTTAGCCAAAAGAAGTACCTGATGGACTTTGACGAGAAAGTGTTTAAGGAAGGTGTTCGCCAACAACTACGCGAATTAAAGACCCTGAATTTTATTCAAGAGAAACAGAACGTCATTCTTATTGGCAACCCTGGAACAGGGAAGACGCATTTTAGCATTGGTCTTGGCATGGAGGCCTGTCTGCAGAATTATCATGTACAGTTCGTAAATGCCCCAAATCTTGTTATTGAATTAAGAGAGGCCGTCACGCAAAGTCAATTTTATCGCTTCAAACAGCGATTAAATAAGGTCGATCTCTTGATTGTCGATGAATTAGGTTATTTATCCTTTGATGAAGCCGGGGCTGAGCTTCTGTTTAATCTTCTTTCTAATCGGATGGGAAAGGGCTCTACAATGATTACGACGAACCTTACCTTTGATCGCTGGCAGGAATGCTTTAAAGACCCGACCTTAACGGGAGCCCTGGTGGATCGTTTAGCCTTTAAGGCGCATGTTGTGGACATGCGAGGGGAGAGTTATCGGATGAAGCAGACCAGTGCCTGGAAGGAGGCGCAAGCCAGCCAAAAGGAGGTATGA
- the istA gene encoding IS21 family transposase produces MIRINKEFEVIHRFRNGESIRKISRDMDIDRKTIRRIRDRYQAGIDALDDAQNEKEIEAATEQLVLERKYDTSNRKKRTFTPEVEARMSELLEKEREKDRRLGPHKQALTAKAVYEILAEEGYAIKYRTVAHYWSKMKAKAKEAFIKQNYALGARVEFDFGEVKLEIEGVVKTYYLAVWASPASDYYWAYLYTNQKKAVFQDAHVRFFENLGGVYAELVYDNMRNVVTRFIGRNEKELNPQLIQLATYYGFNINVTNCFSGNEKGTVESRVKHVRQNCFTKKYQFQSLDEARQHLEESLRTLNQESRLEEEKGHLLKYRPPFELAELCQLSVTKYATIHYQKNQYSVPDYLVGKRVQIKAYADYLVVYANEQEVARHNKIEGSHGFQLDISHYIKTLKKKPGALEHSLVLQQTPGLETLYHKYYSGHPKEFIEQLEKYHSLSGEALCQQLAYDQLVQRVTTENEGVPKNQEAILHQTEATLHQLNALYGLEESLC; encoded by the coding sequence GTGATTCGTATCAATAAAGAATTCGAAGTGATTCACCGTTTTAGAAATGGGGAATCCATTAGGAAAATTAGCAGAGACATGGACATTGATAGAAAAACGATTCGAAGAATAAGGGATCGATACCAAGCAGGTATAGATGCTTTGGATGACGCTCAAAATGAGAAAGAAATCGAAGCAGCAACCGAACAATTAGTCTTAGAAAGAAAATATGATACTTCCAATCGGAAAAAAAGAACCTTTACACCAGAGGTGGAAGCTAGAATGAGCGAATTACTGGAAAAAGAAAGAGAAAAGGATCGAAGGCTAGGACCTCATAAACAAGCACTAACGGCTAAGGCTGTTTATGAAATCCTAGCAGAGGAAGGGTATGCGATTAAATACCGGACAGTCGCTCATTACTGGTCAAAAATGAAAGCGAAAGCTAAAGAGGCTTTTATCAAGCAAAATTATGCATTGGGTGCACGGGTGGAGTTCGATTTTGGAGAGGTCAAATTAGAAATTGAGGGCGTGGTTAAAACCTATTATCTCGCTGTGTGGGCTAGCCCTGCTTCAGATTATTACTGGGCTTACCTCTATACCAACCAGAAAAAAGCTGTCTTTCAGGATGCGCATGTGCGATTTTTTGAAAACCTGGGTGGGGTGTATGCGGAGCTTGTCTATGACAATATGAGAAATGTGGTCACTCGTTTTATTGGGCGTAATGAAAAGGAGCTAAACCCCCAACTCATCCAATTAGCCACTTATTATGGGTTTAATATTAATGTCACCAATTGCTTCAGTGGGAATGAGAAGGGAACAGTAGAGAGTCGTGTAAAGCATGTCAGACAAAACTGTTTCACCAAAAAATATCAATTTCAATCTTTAGATGAAGCTCGCCAGCATTTGGAAGAGTCCTTACGGACTTTGAATCAAGAGAGTCGTTTGGAAGAAGAAAAAGGCCACCTTCTTAAATACCGTCCTCCCTTTGAACTGGCAGAACTTTGTCAGCTCAGCGTCACAAAGTATGCCACGATTCATTATCAGAAGAATCAGTATTCTGTCCCTGACTACTTGGTAGGGAAGCGAGTTCAGATCAAGGCTTATGCCGATTATCTCGTGGTTTATGCCAATGAACAAGAAGTGGCCAGGCATAATAAAATAGAGGGTTCCCATGGGTTTCAGCTTGATATCAGTCACTATATCAAAACCCTCAAGAAGAAACCTGGTGCTCTGGAACACTCGCTGGTTCTTCAACAAACCCCCGGCTTGGAAACACTCTATCATAAATATTATAGCGGACACCCTAAAGAATTCATAGAACAACTTGAGAAATACCATAGCCTCAGTGGAGAGGCTTTGTGCCAGCAATTGGCCTATGATCAGTTGGTGCAACGTGTCACAACGGAAAATGAGGGTGTTCCTAAAAATCAGGAGGCGATTCTTCATCAGACAGAAGCAACGCTCCATCAATTAAATGCTCTCTATGGTTTGGAGGAAAGCTTATGTTAA
- a CDS encoding DUF5962 family protein has product MTQTLEEMRYQLEEWLSQGFTSSEDRANYQTLKEQYEDETFDYSFSRREITGQLELIITSRENDFPSLDEVTKTEYLDLVAQLDDLDKRQADYYRKQLA; this is encoded by the coding sequence ATGACCCAAACACTAGAAGAAATGCGTTATCAACTAGAAGAATGGTTGTCACAAGGCTTTACGAGTTCAGAAGATAGGGCAAACTACCAAACTTTAAAGGAACAGTATGAAGATGAGACCTTTGATTACAGTTTTTCAAGGCGTGAAATTACTGGACAGCTGGAACTCATCATCACAAGTCGTGAGAATGATTTTCCTAGCTTAGATGAGGTGACAAAGACGGAATACCTTGATTTGGTTGCCCAACTAGATGATTTAGACAAGAGACAGGCTGACTACTATCGCAAGCAATTAGCCTAG
- a CDS encoding DUF5966 family protein: MLEQILQSLLIIAAIGLMLLVLYRIVKVSVALFLIGLISGLVFIEIYGIYLFFTERYLYTEDLATNGIWSFTGYFIALNLFLVLSFIIKWWRNRIV, encoded by the coding sequence ATGTTGGAGCAAATTCTACAAAGCCTTTTGATTATCGCAGCAATAGGACTGATGTTGCTCGTCCTTTATCGGATTGTGAAAGTTTCAGTTGCTTTGTTTCTTATCGGACTCATCAGTGGATTAGTCTTTATAGAAATCTATGGAATCTACCTCTTCTTTACTGAGAGATACCTCTATACAGAAGATTTAGCCACCAATGGTATTTGGAGTTTTACAGGATATTTTATTGCTTTGAATCTATTTCTCGTTTTAAGCTTTATTATAAAGTGGTGGAGAAATAGAATAGTTTAA
- a CDS encoding toprim domain-containing protein: MTRIKIVKQKAILDVAESLGYSFRRLSGHIYEHPDHDSFRIFADTNTFKWFSRDIQGDVIDFVQLVAGVTFKEAVSYLETGDFEQATVIEETYQPFQYYLHEEPFQQARIYLKDIRGLSDQTINTFGRQGLLAQATYQAESVLVFKSYDHNGVLQAASLQGLVKNEEKHDRGYLKKIMKGSKGHVGISFDIGNPKRLIFCESVIDMMSYYQLHQKQLSDVRLVSMEGLKLSVIAYQTLRLAAEEQGKLAFLDTVKPSRLSHYLQAIQETTTFFQTHSNVLTLAVDNDEAGREFCQKLSDKGLPITKDLPPLQGLETKSDWNDIVKQQKEISLSNLIQSAQIQAIKNHPPPKRERAMEL; this comes from the coding sequence ATGACACGAATTAAAATAGTAAAACAAAAGGCCATTTTAGATGTGGCTGAAAGTTTAGGTTATTCCTTCAGACGTTTATCAGGACACATTTATGAACACCCAGACCATGATTCCTTTCGGATTTTTGCCGATACCAATACTTTCAAATGGTTTTCAAGAGATATACAAGGGGATGTGATTGACTTTGTTCAATTAGTGGCAGGTGTTACTTTCAAAGAGGCTGTATCCTATCTTGAAACTGGAGATTTTGAACAGGCTACGGTAATAGAAGAAACTTATCAACCGTTTCAATATTATTTGCATGAAGAGCCGTTTCAGCAAGCACGTATTTACTTAAAAGACATCCGTGGCCTAAGTGATCAGACTATCAATACCTTTGGTAGACAAGGATTGCTTGCTCAAGCTACTTATCAAGCGGAGTCAGTTTTAGTGTTTAAAAGCTATGACCATAATGGTGTCTTACAGGCCGCAAGCCTTCAAGGTCTCGTCAAAAATGAAGAAAAACACGATCGAGGTTATCTCAAAAAAATCATGAAAGGCTCAAAAGGCCATGTTGGTATTAGTTTCGATATTGGGAATCCCAAGAGACTCATTTTTTGTGAATCAGTTATAGATATGATGAGTTATTATCAACTTCACCAAAAGCAGCTATCAGATGTTCGCCTGGTGTCAATGGAAGGCTTAAAACTTTCAGTGATTGCTTATCAGACTTTACGTCTAGCAGCCGAGGAACAAGGGAAATTGGCATTTCTAGATACAGTAAAACCAAGCAGACTTAGCCATTATCTTCAGGCAATACAAGAGACGACAACCTTTTTTCAAACTCATTCAAACGTGCTAACATTGGCTGTTGATAACGATGAGGCAGGAAGAGAATTTTGTCAGAAACTGTCAGATAAAGGACTTCCAATCACCAAAGATTTACCACCATTGCAGGGACTGGAAACAAAGTCAGATTGGAATGATATTGTGAAGCAACAGAAGGAAATATCCTTAAGCAATCTTATTCAGTCAGCCCAGATACAAGCCATTAAGAATCATCCTCCACCAAAACGAGAGCGTGCTATGGAATTGTGA
- a CDS encoding DUF5965 family protein: MSVIERLAEKVARQEEKVSRETEKLEHYRDQLQTAMYSTFIKRQQSSQLSFHEALEQAFGKETTLHSNYRNEDTE; encoded by the coding sequence ATGAGTGTGATTGAACGTCTGGCTGAAAAAGTAGCTAGGCAAGAAGAAAAGGTCTCACGTGAGACAGAGAAATTGGAACACTATCGTGACCAACTACAAACAGCTATGTACAGTACCTTTATCAAACGGCAACAATCTAGTCAGTTGTCATTTCATGAAGCACTAGAGCAAGCCTTTGGTAAAGAAACCACACTACACTCAAATTACAGAAATGAGGATACAGAATGA
- a CDS encoding DUF5945 family protein: MSKTWNFDQPLDDVKPTSSHEERAKIAALFHKQDEKPIEEVDYVAAFEQQQKESKYKDDQTLASTVKQSQPKKVNITSDYKQHLADTIAQNNKDISACQKQIEELHQLIDEKKIQNKKLQAISVAIDDL, encoded by the coding sequence ATGAGTAAAACATGGAATTTTGATCAGCCACTAGACGATGTGAAACCAACATCGTCCCATGAAGAACGAGCTAAAATCGCAGCACTCTTCCATAAACAGGATGAAAAACCAATTGAAGAAGTAGACTATGTGGCTGCTTTTGAACAACAACAAAAGGAGTCAAAATATAAAGATGACCAAACGCTCGCATCAACCGTTAAACAAAGTCAGCCGAAGAAGGTAAATATCACAAGTGACTATAAACAACACTTGGCTGATACCATTGCACAAAATAACAAGGATATTTCAGCCTGTCAAAAGCAAATTGAAGAACTTCATCAATTGATTGATGAAAAGAAAATCCAAAATAAAAAGTTGCAGGCTATTTCAGTAGCCATTGATGATTTATAA
- a CDS encoding DUF5960 family protein has product MNQLDYNKNQLQMDYFSDSYRKFEEDFYRYSALDTPLTFLTDDIMLAMAKSQKPYFKLNKENSKDHRDHYFMFNVEPSRDNNLVRLYCYDSTKTHISKNRPK; this is encoded by the coding sequence ATGAATCAGCTTGATTATAATAAGAACCAACTCCAGATGGACTATTTTAGTGACAGTTACCGAAAATTTGAAGAGGATTTCTATCGCTACTCAGCTCTAGATACTCCACTTACTTTTTTAACAGATGATATTATGCTTGCCATGGCAAAATCTCAAAAGCCCTATTTTAAGCTAAATAAGGAAAATTCGAAAGACCATCGTGACCATTATTTTATGTTCAATGTGGAACCTTCACGAGATAATAATCTAGTTAGGCTATATTGTTACGATTCAACGAAGACACATATTTCAAAAAACAGGCCAAAATAA
- a CDS encoding Y-family DNA polymerase: protein MGYVDYSKEPRSDIAFVDMKSFYASIECVERGLHPLHTSLCVMSRADNSTGLILASSPMFKKIFGKGNVGRAYDLPFDVHTRKFNYYRASISGLPTDAKFVSYIENWAKRTFIVPPRMDLYIQKNLEIQKVFQNYADPTDILPYSIDEGFIDLTSSLNYFVGDKTLSRKYKLDLVSAKIQHNIWEKTGVYSTVGMSNANPLLAKLALDNEAKTTATMRANWSYQDVETKVWNIPKMTDFWGIGSRTEKRLNKLGIYSIKELANCDPTILKKEFGVIGVQHWFHANGIDESNVHEPYRPKEVGIGNSQVLHKDYTRQSDIELVLREMAEQVAIRLRRMHKKATVVAINVGYSNFENKKSINVQRKINPNNRTLVFQDEVVSLFRAKYDGGAVRSIAVRYDGLVDENFAVISLFDDFEESEKEEKLETTIDSIRDRFGFLAVQKASSLLENSRAIARSRLVGGHSAGGLEGLK from the coding sequence ATGGGCTATGTCGACTACTCAAAAGAACCTCGTAGCGATATTGCTTTTGTTGATATGAAATCCTTCTATGCGTCCATTGAATGCGTGGAGAGAGGGCTTCATCCACTCCATACATCTCTTTGTGTTATGAGTAGGGCAGATAATTCTACTGGACTAATTTTAGCCTCTTCTCCAATGTTTAAGAAGATATTTGGTAAAGGGAACGTCGGTAGAGCTTATGACCTCCCCTTTGATGTCCACACACGAAAATTTAACTATTACCGTGCAAGCATTTCTGGACTACCAACAGATGCCAAGTTCGTCTCTTATATTGAAAACTGGGCTAAGCGTACCTTTATCGTGCCACCAAGAATGGACTTGTACATCCAAAAAAATCTAGAAATCCAAAAAGTATTTCAAAATTATGCAGACCCAACAGATATTCTCCCTTATTCAATTGACGAGGGATTTATTGACTTAACTTCATCACTAAATTATTTTGTTGGAGATAAAACTCTTAGTCGTAAATATAAATTAGATTTGGTTTCAGCAAAAATTCAACACAATATTTGGGAAAAAACGGGTGTCTATTCAACTGTTGGAATGAGTAATGCCAATCCACTTTTAGCTAAGTTAGCACTTGATAACGAAGCTAAAACCACTGCTACCATGCGTGCCAATTGGTCTTATCAAGATGTTGAAACGAAGGTCTGGAATATTCCAAAAATGACTGACTTTTGGGGAATAGGTTCACGAACAGAAAAAAGACTAAACAAATTGGGAATCTACAGCATTAAAGAATTGGCCAACTGTGACCCTACTATCTTGAAAAAAGAATTTGGTGTGATTGGCGTGCAACATTGGTTTCATGCTAATGGTATTGATGAGAGCAATGTCCATGAACCCTATCGGCCAAAAGAAGTTGGGATTGGTAATTCACAAGTACTTCACAAAGACTATACACGTCAAAGCGATATAGAGCTTGTCCTACGTGAAATGGCAGAGCAAGTTGCGATTCGGCTACGCAGAATGCACAAAAAAGCAACCGTAGTTGCCATAAATGTAGGCTATTCAAACTTCGAAAACAAGAAATCAATCAATGTTCAGAGAAAAATTAACCCAAATAATCGTACGCTTGTTTTTCAAGATGAAGTTGTTTCTCTCTTTCGTGCTAAATACGATGGAGGGGCAGTTAGAAGCATTGCTGTAAGGTACGATGGATTGGTGGATGAAAACTTTGCTGTGATTTCTCTTTTTGATGATTTTGAAGAAAGCGAAAAAGAGGAAAAATTGGAGACAACCATTGATTCCATTCGTGATCGATTTGGATTTCTTGCTGTACAGAAAGCTAGTTCTTTATTAGAAAATTCAAGGGCAATTGCTCGCAGTAGATTAGTCGGCGGACATTCCGCTGGAGGATTGGAGGGATTAAAATGA
- a CDS encoding XRE family transcriptional regulator produces MFSGKRLKERRITLGYSQSELADKLHINRSSYFNWENEKTKPNQSNLKQLAILLDVPETYFESEYKIVNTYLQLSLQNQEKVEKYAEELLQEQGIHNKIIPLFAVEVLSEIQLSAGPGEGLYDEFETETVYSEDEYTGFDIATWISGNSMEPVYKDGEVALIRSTGFDYDGAVYALNWNGSLYIKKLYREEDGFRMVSINPDVAERFIPFEDEIRIVGKVVGHFMPVIGG; encoded by the coding sequence ATGTTTTCTGGTAAACGATTAAAAGAAAGACGAATAACACTCGGCTATTCTCAATCTGAACTAGCAGATAAACTTCATATAAACCGATCTTCTTATTTCAACTGGGAAAATGAAAAGACCAAACCAAACCAAAGCAATCTCAAACAGCTGGCTATCCTATTAGATGTTCCTGAAACATATTTTGAGTCAGAATATAAAATAGTGAATACTTATCTTCAGCTTTCTTTACAGAACCAGGAAAAAGTAGAGAAGTATGCTGAAGAATTACTTCAAGAACAAGGGATTCACAATAAAATTATTCCGCTGTTTGCTGTGGAAGTCCTATCTGAGATCCAACTATCTGCTGGTCCTGGTGAAGGTCTATACGATGAATTTGAAACTGAGACTGTCTATTCGGAAGATGAATATACAGGATTCGATATAGCGACATGGATTTCTGGTAATTCTATGGAACCTGTTTATAAAGACGGTGAAGTCGCTTTAATCAGATCAACTGGTTTTGATTACGATGGAGCTGTATATGCCTTGAATTGGAATGGATCGCTCTATATCAAGAAACTCTATCGTGAAGAAGATGGATTCCGAATGGTGTCAATTAACCCAGATGTTGCTGAAAGATTTATCCCATTTGAAGATGAAATCAGAATTGTTGGCAAAGTTGTTGGCCACTTCATGCCTGTGATTGGAGGTTAG